One Cyprinus carpio isolate SPL01 chromosome B25, ASM1834038v1, whole genome shotgun sequence genomic region harbors:
- the LOC122142513 gene encoding histone H2B-like, whose protein sequence is MPEPAKSAPKKGSKKAVTKTAAKGGKKRRKSRKESYAIYVYKVLKQVHPDTGISSKAMGIMNSFVNDIFERIAGESSRLAHYNKRSTITSREIQTAVRLLLPGELAKHAVSEGTKAVTKYTSSK, encoded by the coding sequence ATGCCTGAACCAGCGAAGTCCGCGCCTAAGAAGGGCTCCAAGAAGGCCGTCACTAAGACCGCCGCTAAAGGAGGAAAGAAGCGCAGAAAGTCCAGGAAGGAGAGCTACGCTATCTACGTGTACAAAGTGCTGAAGCAGGTTCATCCTGACACCGGGATCTCTTCTAAGGCGATGGGGATCATGAACTCTTTCGTCAACGACATCTTCGAGCGCATCGCCGGTGAGTCGTCTCGTCTCGCTCACTACAACAAGCGCTCCACCATCACATCGAGAGAGATCCAGACAGCCGTGCGTCTGCTGCTGCCCGGAGAGCTGGCCAAACACGCCGTGTCTGAGGGCACCAAGGCCGTCACCAAGTACACCAGCTCCAAGTAG
- the LOC109050745 gene encoding histone H4 — protein MSGRGKGGKGLGKGGAKRHRKVLRDNIQGITKPAIRRLARRGGVKRISGLIYEETRGVLKVFLENVIRDAVTYTEHAKRKTVTAMDVVYALKRQGRTLYGFGG, from the coding sequence ATGTCTGGAAGAGGCAAAGGTGGTAAAGGACTCGGGAAAGGAGGCGCTAAGCGTCATCGTAAGGTTCTGCGGGATAACATCCAGGGCATCACCAAACCCGCCATCCGTCGTCTCGCTCGCCGCGGCGGAGTCAAGCGTATCTCCGGTCTGATCTACGAGGAGACCCGCGGTGTGCTGAAGGTGTTCCTGGAGAACGTGATCCGCGATGCTGTGACCTACACCGAGCACGCCAAGAGAAAGACCGTCACCGCCATGGACGTCGTGTACGCGCTGAAACGACAGGGACGCACTCTGTACGGCTTCGGAGGATAA
- the LOC109080863 gene encoding histone H3, giving the protein MARTKQTARKSTGGKAPRKQLATKAARKSAPATGGVKKPHRYRPGTVALREIRRYQKSTELLIRKLPFQRLVREIAQDFKTDLRFQSSAVMALQEASEAYLVGLFEDTNLCAIHAKRVTIMPKDIQLARRIRGERA; this is encoded by the coding sequence ATGGCAAgaaccaagcagacggctcgtaaATCCACCGGCGGTAAAGCCCCGAGGAAGCAGCTCGCTACCAAAGCCGCCCGTAAGAGCGCTCCAGCCACCGGGGGCGTCAAGAAGCCTCATCGCTACAGGCCCGGCACCGTGGCTCTGCGAGAGATCCGTCGCTATCAGAAGTCCACCGAGCTGCTGATCCGCAAGCTGCCCTTCCAGCGTCTGGTGCGAGAGATCGCTCAGGACTTCAAGACGGACCTGCGCTTCCAGAGCTCCGCTGTCATGGCCCTGCAGGAGGCCAGCGAGGCTTATTTGGTCGGTCTGTTCGAGGACACCAACCTGTGCGCCATCCACGCCAAGAGAGTCACCATCATGCCCAAAGACATCCAGCTGGCGCGCCGCATCCGCGGAGAGCGCGCTTAA